CAAAGCCCACATTTGCCATTTTATTTGCATTATCCAAATGGTAATACACTCTTTTCATTGCAAAGATTCCATATTATCTCTAAATAGTCtacaactcagtgcaagaaaaataaaactatgtaacaCTTTGTTTATCTTTACgtgatattcaattttctgtaatacaacctgcatcaCTGCTCACAGCACCAGGAATATGATGCTaagcatggaaatggcatcctccaTGGAGCAAGCACTCTTCCAGTCACATCTCATGGACATGACATTCCACACTCGTTCATCAATGGGATTCATATAAAATCACCAATGAGTAAGATAAACCTCCAAATGGGTTTACGCACTCATGGCAAGTTTTTtccatcaccccagccttcagccaaaaCACTCACGACAGATGGTTAGTGTCACCCAGCCTACAGCTGGATTGTCCTGATGGCGTGTTCATATCACCCGCCTCTCAACCCGaattttttcatgacgtgatggtcacatcacctggatccaaggggttaagaaGCTGAACTTACCGGTTGCAGTGATTTTCTCTTCAGAGGAGGAGATGGTCTCAGGGGCTTTGGGAGAGGCAAATCGTCCATATCTTCCGTCACTATTTCAACTGACTCTGGGGCATAACGCCAACCGCCTTTGTTATTGGATTCACTTTCACCTAGTATggaaaagcaaaaaaagcaaTGGTGAAATTCATAAAAATCTATTCTAATACAATATTGCTCACTAACTacataatgaatgaattaatgcatTCATTTCATATACAGAAGTTATTActcatttatttcttaattccatttttcacataatattcatataattcatCTAGATGTTACATATCTAAATAATTAACTACAACAAcctatatgaaaacaaaaataaagttacATGCACTGGTATTTTCCTTAAACATTTTCCCACCctgagcaagaagaaaaaaatattaaccttGCAGAGGCAAAGATGAGGACTTCTTCAGTATTCCTCGAGGGTGAGGTTCATGACTCGCAGTGGCACCTCCAAACACCTTGTAAATATCCGAGGGGCTCCTGACCATTAGGGATCTGCCAGCCTGGCTCTCCGCCATCATAGCTGTCGCTCCACCTGCACCTTCTCCACCCTCATCAGCAGGAGAGAGCTCACATGCTGACGAGTACTTGATGCGGAAGATGTCATCGCTGGTGTTGTCAGGGATGATGGTCTCCAGGGGCTTGATGTCATCAGCCCAGGAGACACGCCTCTtgagcttctccctcttctttggtATGACAGCAGCAGCGGCACTGGGTTTTGCTTTGACCTCTAGGGCAGCTGCTTCAATCAGCTTTggctcttctctcactcccctatCAAGCATGggaacctcttcctcttcttcttcttcctcttcttcttcttcatattcttcattccagttgttatcttcattatctccttcatcttcttcttcactaGATCCATcactgaaaaaaatgaagatattgaAGCAGTCTAAATTCACACTCAGATAGTTTCAGTTTATCTAGTCATATGAAAGCTATTTCTAAATGACAATATCTAAAGTAATGCCATCATCTTGTATTCCAATAAAAATATTCAATCTAAGTATCTTATCTATGTAAACATTATCACCTTTTCTTGTTTGAAAACAGATTTTCATTCTCTACTTACCTCTACAGTTCATTACAAAATTATCTTTGTGTTTAAAAAATGTTAATCATGACAATCATCCAACTATATATCCAttagtcacctgaagaagcaatatagtAAAAAGGCTTTCAACATAATcatgtgtttgttgttttatttgcaatttgttcaacatgaatcctaCACAGGTAATCTAAATCTGcatatgtgactgtgtgtttgtattctcAGGATGCAACAAAGTGCAGTGTCCAATGTCAAGCTAATTGGATGAACTATAAAACTGTAATCTATAAATCAAGATAACAGATATTTCTTCCAAAAGCAGAAGGGAAGTACCAGCAATATGGTTAATGAAGTTGTGGGACAAAAGGGGTTATGACATAATATGATTGCTCAGTCAAGTAGTGTTACCTGCAATTACTTGTCTGGGAAGCAAAGAAATTATTATTGGAGCCAGGACTTAGTGAATAGACACTGACAGGCATATGATTAACTCCAAATGTTAAtgcatgttttcatatatattgcaaaatatattGATTGCCTTGTTGTCAAGTAATTGAATGAACATATGctataaaatgaaatattcaaaAGTGTTGAAAATGTGTTTTAGAAAATATGTTGCATATCGCACAAGGGATGAATATGGTTTCAGGGTATATCACTGAAAAGGTTAATAGAGAAACTTGTATGTGTGATTCATCTGTAATGCAATGCCATGTGGCTGCATGTTTCTAATTCAATTATGTGGAGAACCTGACACTGTGTGAAATTATCCCAAACAATATCCCAAGCAACACATTTTCAAGTCAATACTTCATTCCCTATTGAAGGCAGTTAAATGCGACAGGAAGTTTATCTTGTCTGTATGATATATCTTAAAATTCATCTACATCCTACACAATGAGTAAACTTAAGCACTACAATACATttcaaatttaaaataaattacaATATGTCAcaaatttttttctctcactttttaacTTGTGAATATAACAGCAATGAGCAGAAAACCACTAATAACAGGCTCACAACAACATGGGTGCAGAGCAAATACACTTCAGAGTCTTCAGTAATTAGTTATACGGAGAAATTGATACAGCCTtacttacttctcttcctccagcTCAAGTTCATCCAGCCTCTTCATAATATCTTCATAAGTACGTTTGTCTTCCTCGCTGAGCCTCTCATAGAGCGGGCCTTCTGACTTCGATGCCACAGATTCTGTCTCAGAAGACACTTTTTCTCTAACAGTACCATATTCCCGGGCTACACTCTTTTTATGTTCCTCTgcaaaatgaaaatgtaattataataataattgtaacactaataataacagaaataacaaaaattataaaaacaaataaaacaaacataaaaaaaaaaaataataaaaatataaaaataaaatgacatcatcatcaacccattggatccagatgcttcactgccatcatgaGGGCCAAAGTACGGGCATTAGGCTTAGGTGAGCATGAACctagtgtgtggcttgtaggccgggTACATGCAAACACTTGCGTGTGGTGACAaacatgcctcccctttgcaatgttattttgccCTTTTAAGCATAAGTGTTTTTAGctcttttgccattttccaatgtctatatctgtcatttgatatgctttatccagatggtaacagATTATCTTCTTTGCACAGACTCTAGTATCATCTCTCAAAGCAATGTTCTCAGACTACTGTGCATATGCAAACAAATGCAGGTATTGAAGTCACATTCTAGTGATTTTAGATGTATATCAAGTTGTGAAAAAAGCATCCTTAAACAATTTTAGGAGACAAAAATGGTTACAGTTTCTCACAAATTAGACATATTTCATTCCTATGTGCTGGCACATTTATAGTTATAGATTCATTACTGCTGGTCTGTTGGTTACCTGGACTACCATCgacttcattgtttttttattacttgattaacccaatgccaacaagCATGGCATGTGGGTTTacatatttaattgtttttacactaagaggaattccaacaaggattattggactaatagcaaacttgtatacaggcactgaaagtgctgtaaagtgtggtgggggccttcttccctgttagttcaggtgtgaggcaaggctgtgttcttgcaccaacacttttcaacacttgcatggattggatactgggtagagctactgtccaaagtcactgtggagcaactctgggcaatatcaaggttacagaccttgactttgctgatgatgttgccgttctctgaatctctggaaaccctagtggcggctcttgatgcatttagcaatgaagcgaagcccctggggctagaggtctcctggaccaagaccaagatccaggattttgggggcctactaggagaccctgtgcagtcggtacgtgcttgcggtgaaaacatcgaagtcacagagggctttatataccttggtagtgcagttcacgactctgggctgtcagaccaagaagtcagtagacggattggcctggcagcaggggtcatgaaatctctcgacaagagtatttggagatgtctgtatctgtgcagaaggaccaagttacgtgttttcaaggccctgatacagccagttttactctatggtattgaaacttggacactatcttgtgctctggaatctcatcttgatgccttttgtaacagatccttgtgccggatcatggggtacagttggtgggaccatgtgtccaaccaacggcttcaccctgagaccggtacaggacctgttacttgcacaatccatgatcgccaactcaggctatatggccacttgcctcgactcccgcaggatgatcctgcccatcaggttgtctctgtcccagacaaccctggatggaggaggcctgtaggacgaccgagaaggtcgtggcttcggcagatcgatcaaacctgtcgtgaggaactagagatgggccaggcccctgcctggcagttcaccatgagggacccttgtacatggaaacgaaaggtggatgtggCTATGGGCCCCTGCCAGCATTacccccaaaatgatgatgatgacacatagatggctacacttttactaggtcatcaatgagccaattacgagtactgcctgtctcgcctgtttacccttttccttgatttatgaaaatattttacattatcttattttactgttactaacgttcataacattatagtaattatattatttgtaatgaaaataacaccatcgatattcatagcactattaaaaatatgtttttcccgccaattcaaggaaaggtgaaatcagggaaagtcacaaggtctactaattgactcctttgtggctagcactagcagagccacctatgtacagacacattttacaaaaatataaaaaatgagcacagcattttccccggcagcattggatTAACGTACAATAGTTACTGTATAACTAAAACTATTAAAAGATTTAGTCAATTTTTTGTAATCAGATGTGTTTTAACTAACAACTGAAGAAATCTCTGGCTATAAATTTTGGGGGATGAAGACAGGACGAGTCTAttcatattctttgtttattctcaCTTTCAGTGAATTTTCTCATAAAAGGATAAAATATGTTGGGGATACTCAACAAACGCCTTTCCTGGATAAAATGAGATGTCCTATCTTTATAGATAAAAAATTGCTGACCTTCTTTGCCACTACAGAAACTCAAGTAGATTTCCCATTTCTCTGTAACTCAGAAATCAATGGACTGACCTTTTAAAATTTTGAGTTTTGAGATCCATGTCACCAGAGAATGAAAGTGTCCTAACATCAAAATTGATCAAAAACACCTCTTGTGATTATCCACAATCAACTGTAGACTACTGCTCCCCCAAGTCTTACCTCGACTCTTCTGATATTCTTCCTCTGTCACTTTTTCAACAATGTCTACCTGGTCACCCATATCCCCCTTAAGCACTTCTGTTGTCTCCTTCAACCAATTCAAATGAATCTTCTCTGTAGTTTCAGCTGTTTTGATTTTTTCATCACAATCTGAAAAACAAGAATGATTTTCTATCAGCTTTCCCTTGAGTACATTTAACCATAAAGAAATCTTGTAAgtcataaatatattacaaagaATTATGATTCATCTATCACATcccatgtaaaaacaaaaaatgctagAATGGCCAATATCAAATAAGATTAATATCTAAAAGAATTGACTGAAATTTAAACTGATGTGTCTCAATAAATTTCTTTAATACCATGTTCTAGCTTGCTTGTCTTCTTCCACTTAATTAGCTATCTTACCAATTttgattaaaaacaaaattatatatgcttattttgTAATGGACATCAGAAAAACTAATCAGGTAAAGTACGTAATTtcgtatgaaaataaaagagttGGAACACCCTGTAGGACCCCATGACAAATTCGATAAATAAttgtaaaactgataaaaaaactGAAGACAAAGATCATCACCACAAAGAGAAGACACAAGATACTAAAGAACCCTACCTTTTAACCTTCTCTTTACAATTTCAATGGCTTGTTTAGCACTTCTTTCAGCAAACCAGTTATCTCCTAGCAGCACCAAGATCTCATTTGTGTGCACAAGTCGCCCTGGCATGAATGCTAGTGAACCAAAGGGCACCATAACCTGAAAGGGAGGATATCATTTAGCTTTTTTCTATTACTGGGTGTATCGTTTGTGACACACATCAATGCCTTGATAAAGAAGtacaaattgaaagaaaaaaacatatacctaACCATAaactataatcataaaaatccAGTTACATCTAATGttaatctataattatataaaccCAATTCCATctaatttaaattattatataaaaacagtaatatttaAGACGAGAACATTTACAAATCAAAACCACTCACATCATAGGTAGTCTTGTCGGGAAGTGTTTTTAGCCTCTTTTGAAGGTGTAAATAATCTGTACGGAATTTCTTCAACTGACTAATTTCTGTCTGACATATGAAGAGTCTCTGCAAGCAAGCATCAGTCATTAGGTAACAgagatgattttatatatatataatatatatataatatatatacaatatatatataatatatttataatatatatatatatatatatatatatatgtacttatatattaaatatcatatgCATGCACTCTACTTACAGATAGACAAAGCAATTGGTGAATGAATGGATGGCTATACTCTGGTTGGAAAAGTGGATGAATAGGTTGGTGGATATgggtatgtatgggtatgtattggtgggtgggtgggtgggtgggtgggtgggtgggtgggtgggtgggtgggtgggtgggtgggtgggtgggtgggtgggtgggtgggtggatggatggatggatggatggatggatggatggatggatggatggatggatggatggatggatggatggatggatggatggatggatggatgtgtagatgggtggatgggtaaaTGGACAGGGTGCATGAGTGGGTGTGTTGAggatggaaagatggatggatggacaaataaatagatagatggatggattgatagataaatagatggatagagagtcttatatatctattcatctgaaAAGTGATCATCCATCTATCACACCACCATTCTAATTTCCTTCTTAAACTACCAATAAGAAGTAAATGATCAAATTAAATGAAATCAAATTACAAACATTAGCATTTcaaattcttcttctttgtaaTTACGATTTTTATAATAGACAAATCATATTCGAATTCAAACAGTGATTTGGTGGGATAAAGCTTACAATTATCTAGCCTATTCTGTTTATGTCTTGCTTTTAAAATTAAGTATCCACAGGTAGCCTAGTTATGCCTGAAAGGGATAAAGCTGCTCCTACCAATTGAATACATTTAACAAAACTTCAGTCTATAATTAATCCTAAAGACATGAGTACCGATACCTCATTAGGCAATAAAGTTACATAATGCCTAATTGTTACATTGTTTTTTTCCAATAATCCTTCTGGTGCAAATTATTTCATGATATGCAAAACATTTATTAAACGCTGCAAAACTTACCTCTTCGTGAACCTTTTGTAGTTGTGCCAAGCTTTCCAGATTCTCTTTCAGGGAGATCATGGAGGTATCAGGTCGCAAGGCACTTgcactttcatcttcttttccatcATCACTTGCattgctctcttccttttccttcatcatttCAACTGTGGAAAAGTATATTATAATCTAGTTACATCCTCATATAAACTTGAAATACATAGAAGTCATAAATTTCAAATTAATGACATCAACATTTTAGCTACACCTAGTTTCCATGCTAAAAATGGCATGCAGCAAAGTTAACactatgagggaagggggggctcTTTAACTGGGAAACAAAGGATTCTGAAAAGGATATTGGTAATTGTTACTGGTGGGACCACACCTCAGACAACAATAGGTCATTTATCTTTTGAAGAGCCTGATTTAATACATCACAGGAAATGTATGTACTGTGTTGGTATGTCAAATAGTCAATGAATTGCAGAGCTTCAGATTTGAAAAAATTACTGAtgtataagaaaaagagagaaaacctttaaaaaacatgcaaataaaacataagtaatgaaataaaatactttCTTATGTTACTCtatttaatgataaataaatgtatctattATGTATCAACTTAAAATACTCGATGGAGATCAGAACAATGCTGTAAGAGCTCAGCCATGCTAGGAGGTGACTGTatgaagggagaggcaggggtccTAGGGCAAGGTATTAGGGGGATGGATTTCCAGGTTGTCTCAGATGGCTCGGagagggtgtagggagaatagGTACCTAAGAGGAACagatacctaaacacacacaagaaGGTCCAGTGTAAGAAATGAGAGTACTGAAATGGTATATTAGTACACCTTCACTATAAGCAATTCAtactgaaacagaaacagaaataatggCCAGCCAGTTTTTATTTGTTGATGCTTGTCAATGCAACTCAGCTGAAATGGGAACTTGCATACTCAACTGAGGTGGCTTAGACTTTTAGAATTAAGCATGATAGCTTCTAATAACTGCCTATATTTGCAAGTCACTTACTAATTCCTTACtacttcttccttatctttctacATTTATAGGGCAATAAACTGTAAGATATGAATGTTACTTTGCATCTGATATTTGACAACACTAATCAGGATTCAAAGATAAGAATGATCCCTAAAAAATATctcattaaatataataatgttcAAAATTCTGCAAACTGTATATTCAGTGGCTTTAAATCGAAACCAGTCCTTCTTAAACAGATGTATCTTAACAACACATTTCAGCATTAATAACTATTTTGCCTTAATTCACATGAAGTGATAAGTAAACAAGAGAAAGTATGGTGTTAAACACAATTTCTATTTAATTCTCCATCTTGCCTAAAAATAGGCATCTTCTCTCCAACCTTCCTTTTTGtggattttttcatttttatttttgtgacagCCTTTTGGTTTCGTTTTATTAACTTCTGCATAATCCTAAATTCAGATATTTTTATTCTAAATATAACACCAAAACTATAAGAAGTAAAACCATCAAGTTGTACTACTATTTTCTATCATGACTAATTCTCAAGTTCTTACAAAAACGGGacaaagaacaaaatacaaaataaaaaaaaaagcatttcaaTTTATCAGCATCACAAGTGTTCACATATATGAAGCCTTTGAAGAAGTTCTCAAACAAAGATACGATGAACCCATAAACACAATACCAACACGATTTTACTGgattcatcattttatcatcacggGGAATGTATCACATGCAACATGCAGGAATAACCAAGCAACAGGGACCTTTTTAGCCTGATCGATTACCTCTGCGTAGACACGTTTTGTTTTGAATCAGCTGACTGGGAAGCGCTCGGGTTCCAGCAATGAAAACAATTTTGTCTAAATCTCTAGTGATTTCGAACACTCTATGAATAAGTCATTTAGAATAATTCTAGAATTATTTTAAGGTGAATGTTGATATTCTGCTTGCCTtcatccttgattttttttaatgtagctcATGTTTAAAAGTCTCTATTGGTTGATATGAATTTAAACTTATCAAAACAAATAACCCATGCGGTAACTCCATCCACCACATATGCAAGACTTTGATGTTATTTTCGTCACAcatttttcttacacacacacacacacacacacacacacacacacacacacacacacacacacacacacacacacacacacacacacacacacacatatatatatatatatacatacatacatacatacatacatacatacatacatacatacacatgcatgcatgcatgcatacatacatatacgtataaatatatcaatcatTTCCGATAGTCACAAATATCTATCCAAAGTATGAAtacctcatatatacatacaggcagacagacggatgtgtgtatgtgtgcgtgtgttgtctgtgcacacacacacacacacacacacacacacacacacacacacacacacacacacacacacacacacacacacacacacgcacacacacacacatgtatgtatatgtatatatatatttatatttatatttaaatatatatgtttgtatttatgcgtgtatgtcgatatgtatgtatgtatatcatcatcatcatttgggagctaacgccggcaggggcgcatagctgcatccaccctttgcttccacctacgagggtccctcatggcgagccgccaggcaggggtctggcccatctctagttcctcacgacaggttgatcgatctgcccaagccacgaccttctcggtctcctccacccagggttgtcacggacagagacaacctgatgggcagggtcatcctgcgggaatcgagccaagcggccgtatagcctgagttggcgatcatggattgtgcaagtaataggtccttTACCGGTCtgacggtgcagccgttggttggacacatggtcccgccaactgtaccccatgatccggcacaaggatctgttacaaaaggtatcaagatgagattccagagcacaagatagcgtccaagttccACTACCATATagaaaaactggcagtatcagggccttgaaaacacgtagcttggtccttctgcacaggtaccagcatctacAAATACTactgtcaagagatttcatgacccctgctgccaggccaatccgtctactgacttcttggtctgacagcccagagtcgtgaactgcactaccgaggtatataaagctctctgtgacttcgatgttttcaccgcctgcacagggtctcctagcaggcccccaaaattccAGGAGCTTCGCTTCAtttctaaatgcatcaagagccgccactagggtttccagatattcagatagaatggcaacatcatcagcaaagtcaaggtctgtaaccttgatattgcccagagttgctccacagcgactttggacagtagctctacccagtatccaatccatgcaagtgttgaaaagtgttggctgcaagaacacagccttgcctcacgcctgaactaacagggaagaagctcgacaggcccccaccacactttacagcactttcagtgcctgtatacaggtttgct
Above is a window of Penaeus chinensis breed Huanghai No. 1 chromosome 19, ASM1920278v2, whole genome shotgun sequence DNA encoding:
- the LOC125034908 gene encoding unconventional prefoldin RPB5 interactor-like, with translation MCDENNIKVLHMWWMELPHGVFEITRDLDKIVFIAGTRALPSQLIQNKTCLRRVEMMKEKEESNASDDGKEDESASALRPDTSMISLKENLESLAQLQKVHEERLFICQTEISQLKKFRTDYLHLQKRLKTLPDKTTYDVMVPFGSLAFMPGRLVHTNEILVLLGDNWFAERSAKQAIEIVKRRLKDCDEKIKTAETTEKIHLNWLKETTEVLKGDMGDQVDIVEKVTEEEYQKSREEHKKSVAREYGTVREKVSSETESVASKSEGPLYERLSEEDKRTYEDIMKRLDELELEEENDGSSEEEDEGDNEDNNWNEEYEEEEEEEEEEEEVPMLDRGVREEPKLIEAAALEVKAKPSAAAAVIPKKREKLKRRVSWADDIKPLETIIPDNTSDDIFRIKYSSACELSPADEGGEGAGGATAMMAESQAGRSLMVRSPSDIYKVFGGATASHEPHPRGILKKSSSLPLQGESESNNKGGWRYAPESVEIVTEDMDDLPLPKPLRPSPPLKRKSLQPAFSYKVVERNVGEKEERNVGEKEESSDTQTGAIAQPESDDGTQTKKISKFKASRMKK